In the genome of Anabaena cylindrica PCC 7122, the window TAAACCAGTTATTCTCAAAACCGATACCATTGGCTGTTGTGGCTGTGAAAGCACCAGGAACATTTAAACTAGCGTTGCTGCCAAAAACAAAACCGGCAGGATTCATTAAATAGAGGTTGGGACTACCTCCTGTTACTTGTATTAAACCATTGATAATGGAAGCATTGCCACCTGTAATTCTACCCAGGATATTTTGCAGATTGGGGTTAGCGAGAAAGTTGGCTATTTGTCCTTGTGATAAGCCAAATTCTTGAAAGCTATGGAAGAGATTAGCGCCAGATGTTGTTCCACCATTGATATTGATTGTGTTGCCGTTGGGGGTGACAATTGTTCCTGTATCTGCATTGGGGACTATTTGGGCGTTGGCTAATCCCCCACTAATGGCTCCCACTAAGGGGATGATATAAGGGGTTAAACGCCAACAGAAAGCTTTGATTGTTTTAGTGGCGCTGTTGACAAAATCTTGCCAGGGTTGTTTGCGTCGGAGTATAAAGCGACTTGTAGATAGTTCGAGATCGATTTGATATTTATCACTGAGTCCCCGACGTTGGAGAGCTTGGGATATTGCTTTTTGGGAAGATAAGAGGGTTTGTTTTCGGCATACTTGGGAGGTGTTATTTGAGTGTTGCCGATAGTAGTAAAGTGGTTTTTGTACACGCCCTATTTGGGTAATTTCTGAAAGTCGCAAGCAGAGATCATAGTCGTCAGCGTAATTTGCGAAACTTTCGATGTCGTTAACTTGCTGATAAACTGAACGACGAATGAGGCGAAATTGAAAGGTCATGAAGTCTACTAACAGACGCTGTGGAGAATAGGGAATGTGACAGCGATGACCGTAGTTGAGAAATTTTCCGTCTTTGTCTATGTCTATGTAGTCGGTGTAGACGAAGCCGATTTTAGGGTTGCAGTTGAGGATAGCTGCGGTTTCGGCTAGGGCTGTGGGGGCGAGGATGTCGTCACTGTCTACGTAACCAAGGTAGAGTCCGGTAGTTTGAGCGATCGCTTTTTGTCGAGCCGTAGCTATTCCCAAATGAGGTGCAGCTACTACTCGGACTCTACGATCTTTTTGGGCATATTCACGAGCAACTGTCACTGATTTATCTGTGGAGCCATCATCCCATACTAGTAATTCTAAGTCTTGCCATGTTTGTTCTAGGACACTAGCAATCGCACTCCCAAGGTAAGACTCCCGGTTGTAATTGACGATGACAATAGATATCAGTTGTGACATCGAAGTACTCCGCAATTTTTGCTCTGTTCAGAATATAATGCTGGAAATATAACTTAGGTACAATCGTAAGTTAAATATTTTTTATTTACAAATTTTATTCATCTTTGAATGTCATAGTAATAACAAATGTATGATATTCATGCGGTGAACAGCCAACATTGTACCGTAAAGATGGTAATAACCGATAACTGTGAACTAACAACTGCTAAATAAGGCATCCCAAGGAAGTGAAATGAGAAAAGAAACAAAAACTGGTGTGAAAAAAGCAGCTAAAAAACAGCCAGGCATTGTATATTTTTTTCATCAATTGGTCATTCTGCGGAGTTATCAAAGCATCTCATTTCAATGCGCTTTGCTAATTCTGAATATAATCTCGATTGTAGCCATTAATGGTATGAAGGCTACGGCTAGTGATGGTAAGGTTTTTAACTCAGATTCTTATTTGGATCTTGATCATTCCCAATCTGTAATAGTACAGACACCAGATGCTCTGCCTCCTGAATCAGCACCACCAGCAGAACCTGAGCGTATTTATATACGGCAAATTAAGGTTATCGGTAGCACGGTTTTCAATGAAAATGAATTGAATGCTGTTGTACAGCAGTTTACCGACAAAGAATTAACTCAAGAAGACATCAGAAAAGCAGCAGATGCTGTTACCCAACTTTACTTAAATAAAAATTATCTTAATTCTAGAGCAGTCCCAGTTACCCAACAACCCAATACAACAGATGGTATTGCGGTAATTCAGGTGATTGAAGGACGTTTAGCAGATATTGAAATTACAGGAACAAAGCGGTTAAATCCTGCTTACATTCGGAATCGAATTCAACTGGGTGCTGGTATTCCTTTGAATGCTATTAAATTAGAAGAACAATTAAGATTACTACGAATTGATCCACTATTTGATAATGTGGAAGCTAGTCTACGTCCATCCGGTCAAGTTGGTCAAAGTCTGCTGCTAGTCAGAGTTCAAGAGGCTAAATCTTTTGAGTTTGGTTTGAGTGCAGATAACTATTCACCTCCTAGTGTTGGTTCAGAAAGATTGGGGATTCAACTACGAGAGCGGAATTTAACTGGAATAGGAGATGAATTAGCTGGTTCTTATTATCGCTCGGTAACAGGTGGTGCTGATAGTTTTGATTTTAGTTATCAGATTCCTGTTAATGCCATGAATGGGAAAGTACAATTGAGAGTTGCCCCCAGCAGGAGTGAAATTACAGAACCACCATTTAAAGATTTAGGGATTAGAGCCGAACAAGATGTATATGAAATCAATTATCGTCAACCTTTAGTCAGAACTCCCAGAGAAGAGTTTGCTTTGTCTTTAGGATTTACCTATCAAGATGGTCAAACTTTTTTGTTTGATCAACTCCCCACACCTTTTGGTATAGGCCCTGATGAAAATGGGGTAAGTCGTACCAGTGTAATTAAATTTGCCCAAGATTATACAAGAAGAGATCAGCAAGGTGCTTGGTCAGTGCGATCGCAATTCAATTTTGGCACAGGCTTATTTGATGCTACAACAAACAATTCTCCCACGCCTGACGGTCACTTTTTCAGTTGGTTAGGTCAATTAGAAAGAGTGCAACGAATCAACGACAATAATTTATTAATTGTGCAAGCAGACTTACAAATTACACCAGATAGTTTGTTACCTTCTCAACAATTTGTGATTGGGGGTGGTCAATCTGTACGGGGATATCGACAAAATGCCCGTTCTGGAGATAATGGATTTCGGGTAGCAATTGAAGATAGAATCACAGTAAAACGTGACGCTGCGGGATTACCCATAATTCAGGTGATTCCCTTTACTAATTTAGGTGCAGTTTGGAATAAATCTGATAATCCTAATAATCTACCCAATCAAACCTTTTTAGCCAGTGCAGGTTTAGGATTATTGTGGAATCAAGCTTTGGGAATTGAACATTTAATCATGCGACTTGATTATGGTATACCCTTCATTGATTTAGATGACCGGGGTAATAATGCTCAAGATGATGGTTTTTATTTTAGTGTCCGTTATCAACCATAGTAAAGGTAAGGAGTTCGGAGTTCGGAGTCAGGAGTTCGGAGTCAGGAGTCAGGAGTCAGGAGTCAGGAGTTCGGAGTTCGGAGTTCGGAGTTAGAAAGAAAGAAGAATATTTTTTCTTCTGTTCCCTGCTATATCAAATTACCAATTACCAATATGATAAAATTTCGTTTAATTACTATATCTGCTTTGATTGCTTTAAGTTCGCCTTATTTGATTGTTTATCCTTCAGAAACAGTTCTATCACAAGCACCAACACCAACATCCGAAGAAGCTATTATTGAGGCCATTAATCTCAATAATAATGGGGAAGGTTTAGTTTATAAAGACTTAGTAGGTTTGGGTGAATTAAACGCTGGCTTAGAAATGTTCAAGCAAGCGTTAACCATTTTCAAAAAATATAAAGCTACAGCAGGAGAAGCTAATAGTCTGGTTAATATTGGCTATATTTATCTGCGAAAAGGAGAATATCAAAAATCATTGGAATTTTTCCAACCAGCTTTAGAGATTCGCAAAAAAAACAAAGATAGAGAAAATGAATGGATACCCCTTTCTTACATGGGAGAAGTTTATCTCAATCTTGGTAATTACCAAAAATCGCTGGAGTCTTATCAATCTAGTTTAGCTATTCTCAAAGAACTCAAAGCCGCTAAACCAAAAGAATCCAGTTATTCTACCAGTGAAGCAATTATTCTGACTGATATTGGTGCAGTTAATTTTAGACTAGGACAGTATCAAAAAGCACTCGATTTCTATCAGCAAAGTTTAGTAGTTCAAAAAACAGAGAGCGATCGCATTGGTAGTGTGCAAACTTTGAATAATATAGGAGTAGTGTATGTTAATTTGGGCAACTATGCCCAGGCACTAGATGCTTATCAGCAAGCGGAAAATACTCTCCAAGACTGTTGTTCTATTTATTATGGGACACAAGCTGCAATCCTCAATAACTTTGCAGGTGCTTATTTTAGTTTAGGTCAATATCAAAAATCCTTAGAATTTGCCGAAAAATCTGCAACTATTTACAAAAAACTGCGGACTGGTGAGTACAAAGGTACAACTAAAAAGGAGATTGAGTTACTTTATAATGCTTTAGGTGATAATCCTCAGGCATTACAACAACTTACTAATCGTGCTAATGTTGGTGATGCATTTGGCAAAGATTCTTTTCAATTTCAAGGTGAATCACTGAATCTCAACAACATTGGACAAATTTACTTTGGTTTAGGTAAATATGAGCAAGCGTTAAGTTTATATCAACAGGCTTTAAATATATACAAAGAAAATAATTATAAATCAGGGATTGCTGTTACTCTCAATAATATGGGACGTATTTATCAAAATCAAGGTAAATATGACCAAGCAATTGAATTAAATCAACAGGCTTTAGTTAATTATAGAGAAGTTGGAGATAGAACTGGTGAAGGTGTAACAATTAGTAATTTAGGACAAATTTACCAGAAACAAAATCAGAATGAAAAGGCTTTAGAATTCTATCAGCAAGCTTTAACAATACATCGAGAAGTTAGTGATAAAGTTAGTGAATCTGCAACTTTAAAATTTACTGGAGATGTGTTATCTGCTCAAAAACAACCACAATTAGCGATCGCATTTTATAAACAATCGGTAAACCTCACAGAAACCATTCGTCAAAATTTACGCGTTATCCCCACAAATATTCAAAAATCCTATACAGAAACAGTTTCTGAGAGATACCGCAAACTCGCAGACTTATTACTTCAGCAAAATCGTCCAGCAGAAGCGCAGGAAGTTTTAGATTTATTGAAAATCCAAGAAGTAACTGATTTTCTTGGTAACAGTCAAAGAAGTCCTCAAAAAACTAATAATATATCTAATAATAACCAAAGAAATCCCGAAAAAATAACCACCATTTCCCCAAATAAATTACCCCTAAAACCCCAAGAACAAGAAATTACTCAAAAATATAGTGCTATTCAAGATAAAGCCATATCCTTGGGTAAAGAACTGACAGAACTGCGAAAAATTCCCCAAAAATCTCGCACAGCTACCCAAGAAAAACGCATTGCTGAATTAGTGAAATCAGAGCAAACAATTACAGCCGAATTTAATAAATTTATCAAAAGTCCATCTGTAGTTTCATTAGTACAGCAATTATCTATCAGCACAGGACAAGAAAATATCAACCTCCGTCAACTTAACTCAATTCGGGATAATTTAAGACAGTTAAATCAAAAAGCAGTATTACTTTATCCCTTAGTTTTAGATGATAGATTGGAACTAGTCATAGTTAGTGCAGATTCTCCACCTATTCATCGGACAGTACCAATTAAAAAAGCCGAATTAAATCAACTGATTACACAATTTAGACAAGAATTAACTAATACCCGAAAAGATGTAAAACCAACAGCTAATAAATTATATAATTATCTCATTCAACCCATCGAAAATGACCTCAAACAAGCTGAGGCAAAAGTTATTATTTATGCTCCCGATGATCGCTTAAGATATATTCCTTTAGCAGCATTGTATGATGGCAAAAATTGGTTAGCACAAAGATATACTGTTAATAATATCACGGCTGCAAGTTTGACAAAATTAGATAACAAACCTCAAAAAAATCTTCAAACATTAGCAGCAGCTTTTACAAAAGGAAAATATACAGTTAGCTTAGGAACTGAACGTCAAGCAGAATTTAGCGGTTTAGAATTTGCTAAAGTCGAAGTAGAAAACCTAGCTAAAACAATTCCGGGGACAAAAATATTATTAGATAATGAATTTACACCTAAAATTACAATTCCCCAAATGAATGATTATAAAATCGTTCATTTGGCTACACATGGACTACTTGTAACTGGTGAACCAGAAAATTCATTTATTATCTTTGGAGATGGAGAAAAAGCAACACTACGAGATATAGAAAATTGGTCTTTACCAAATGTAGACTTAGTAGTTTTAAGTGCTTGTCAAACAGGTTTAGGCGAAAAATTAGGAAATGGACAAGAAATTCTTGGTTT includes:
- a CDS encoding ShlB/FhaC/HecB family hemolysin secretion/activation protein translates to MRKETKTGVKKAAKKQPGIVYFFHQLVILRSYQSISFQCALLILNIISIVAINGMKATASDGKVFNSDSYLDLDHSQSVIVQTPDALPPESAPPAEPERIYIRQIKVIGSTVFNENELNAVVQQFTDKELTQEDIRKAADAVTQLYLNKNYLNSRAVPVTQQPNTTDGIAVIQVIEGRLADIEITGTKRLNPAYIRNRIQLGAGIPLNAIKLEEQLRLLRIDPLFDNVEASLRPSGQVGQSLLLVRVQEAKSFEFGLSADNYSPPSVGSERLGIQLRERNLTGIGDELAGSYYRSVTGGADSFDFSYQIPVNAMNGKVQLRVAPSRSEITEPPFKDLGIRAEQDVYEINYRQPLVRTPREEFALSLGFTYQDGQTFLFDQLPTPFGIGPDENGVSRTSVIKFAQDYTRRDQQGAWSVRSQFNFGTGLFDATTNNSPTPDGHFFSWLGQLERVQRINDNNLLIVQADLQITPDSLLPSQQFVIGGGQSVRGYRQNARSGDNGFRVAIEDRITVKRDAAGLPIIQVIPFTNLGAVWNKSDNPNNLPNQTFLASAGLGLLWNQALGIEHLIMRLDYGIPFIDLDDRGNNAQDDGFYFSVRYQP
- a CDS encoding CHAT domain-containing protein, which gives rise to MIKFRLITISALIALSSPYLIVYPSETVLSQAPTPTSEEAIIEAINLNNNGEGLVYKDLVGLGELNAGLEMFKQALTIFKKYKATAGEANSLVNIGYIYLRKGEYQKSLEFFQPALEIRKKNKDRENEWIPLSYMGEVYLNLGNYQKSLESYQSSLAILKELKAAKPKESSYSTSEAIILTDIGAVNFRLGQYQKALDFYQQSLVVQKTESDRIGSVQTLNNIGVVYVNLGNYAQALDAYQQAENTLQDCCSIYYGTQAAILNNFAGAYFSLGQYQKSLEFAEKSATIYKKLRTGEYKGTTKKEIELLYNALGDNPQALQQLTNRANVGDAFGKDSFQFQGESLNLNNIGQIYFGLGKYEQALSLYQQALNIYKENNYKSGIAVTLNNMGRIYQNQGKYDQAIELNQQALVNYREVGDRTGEGVTISNLGQIYQKQNQNEKALEFYQQALTIHREVSDKVSESATLKFTGDVLSAQKQPQLAIAFYKQSVNLTETIRQNLRVIPTNIQKSYTETVSERYRKLADLLLQQNRPAEAQEVLDLLKIQEVTDFLGNSQRSPQKTNNISNNNQRNPEKITTISPNKLPLKPQEQEITQKYSAIQDKAISLGKELTELRKIPQKSRTATQEKRIAELVKSEQTITAEFNKFIKSPSVVSLVQQLSISTGQENINLRQLNSIRDNLRQLNQKAVLLYPLVLDDRLELVIVSADSPPIHRTVPIKKAELNQLITQFRQELTNTRKDVKPTANKLYNYLIQPIENDLKQAEAKVIIYAPDDRLRYIPLAALYDGKNWLAQRYTVNNITAASLTKLDNKPQKNLQTLAAAFTKGKYTVSLGTERQAEFSGLEFAKVEVENLAKTIPGTKILLDNEFTPKITIPQMNDYKIVHLATHGLLVTGEPENSFIIFGDGEKATLRDIENWSLPNVDLVVLSACQTGLGEKLGNGQEILGLGYQIQLTGAKASMASLWSVSDGGTQALMNEFYTLLKVGNVTKAEALQKAQLALLNNTNKTEFKHPYYWAAFILIGNGL